The Paenibacillus polymyxa M1 DNA segment GGAAAAGGTCGTGAAGCAATATGGGAACCATACGGCGGTAAATGGAATATCGCTGAATGTGAACGGCGGCGAGATTTACGGACTGCTGGGAGGCAATGGAGCAGGCAAAACGACAACGATGCGCATGGTGCTCGGTCTGATTTACCCTGACGGGGGAAGCATCCAATATGAGGGCAAGCCCTACAGCAAGGAGCTTCAGCGGACAATGGGCTATTTGCCCGAAGAGCGTGGGTTGTACCCCAAGGTGAAGGTGAGCGAGCAAATTAACTATTTGGGCAGGCTGCGCGGAATGTCGGCCAAGGAGGCAGACAAAAGTCTACGCTACTGGCTGGAGCGCTTTGGAGTGCCGGAATATTATGACAAGCGGATTGAGGAGCTATCCAAGGGAAATCAGCAAAAAATGGGTTTTATTGCCGCGGTTGTGCATCGCCCAACGCTGCTCATTTTGGATGAGGCCTTCAGTGGACTAGACCCGGTGAACGTCGAATTGCTTAAGGATACGGTGAAGGAATTACGGGATGATGGGGCTGCGATTTTATTCTCAACCCACCGTATGGAGCATGTGGAGGAACTGTGCCGACATATTACGATTTTGCATCGCTCAAATACTGTGGTGCAAGGAAGTGTGCAAGAGATTAAAGGCCGCTATCCACGTGAAAAAGTTCGTCTCATCACTACGGGTGAAGTGAGCGGGCTGGAACAGCTGCCAGGCGTACGCAGCATAGAGAATATGGATCGTGGCTGGATGCTGCATATTGAGCAGCCGGCTGCGGCGAAGTTAATTTTGCAAACAGCGTTGGGGCAAA contains these protein-coding regions:
- a CDS encoding ABC transporter ATP-binding protein, whose protein sequence is MSMLQLEKVVKQYGNHTAVNGISLNVNGGEIYGLLGGNGAGKTTTMRMVLGLIYPDGGSIQYEGKPYSKELQRTMGYLPEERGLYPKVKVSEQINYLGRLRGMSAKEADKSLRYWLERFGVPEYYDKRIEELSKGNQQKMGFIAAVVHRPTLLILDEAFSGLDPVNVELLKDTVKELRDDGAAILFSTHRMEHVEELCRHITILHRSNTVVQGSVQEIKGRYPREKVRLITTGEVSGLEQLPGVRSIENMDRGWMLHIEQPAAAKLILQTALGQTDVEHFEIKEPTLNEIFIREVGDSHE